Part of the Pseudothermotoga sp. genome, TCTGCTTGAGCTAAGTCTTGTCTTCCGCCTTTTTCGTACATTTCTATAGCTTCCTGCCTTCTTTTTATCTCTTTCAGCATGATCTGAAGTATTTCTTCGTCCGTGGCTGGTCCGATCTTTTCAACTTCAAAATTTTTGATTGCCGCTAAAATCATTCTCAAAGTCCTCACTTTCGCTTCCTCTTTGTTTTTCATGGCATCTTTTAGATCTTGACTCAACCTTGCTTTCAATTCCACAGTGCTCACCTCCAAATTTCATTCGATCACTGAAGCCACCTTGAGATCTCTCACCTCGGTCAGATCGATGATCTCACCGTACTCCGTTTGAACAATCGGTCTTAAAGGATTGTTTCTATTCACACCAACCACGATGGACTTGTGTCCATTGCTGAGCATAACTGTAGTACCTATAGGATAAAGTCCCAGTATGGAGATCATGGTCTGTACCACCTTGGGATCCAGTTTTCCCAGGGAAGCCAATTTCACAAGTTCTGATATGGCTTTGTACGGCGTCCAAGATGGCTTGTAAGATCTACTCGAAACGAGTGCATCGTAGATATCAACGACGCTCACGATACGTGCAAACAAACTTATCTGCTGATCTCTCAATCCAGCTAAATAACCAGATCCATCGATCTTCTCATGATGATCTCTAACGCTGCTCAAAACATTTTCATCGTTCAAACCAGATTTTCTGCAAATTCTCTCACCGAACATCACATGTTTTTTCATGATTTCGAACTCTTCGGGTGTCAACCGCCTTGGCGCTAAGAGTATTTCTCGTGGGACCAAAACTTTGCCCACATCGTGGATCATGGAAGAGAAAGCAAGATGAGAGAGTGACTCCAGTTTTAAACCCATTTCCAATCCGATCAGGGTTGAAATCATACTCACGTGTACTTCGTGGGTGTACGTGTACTCCTCGTCAGTTTGCTGAACGAGAAAGACGAGTGACAACTTGTCACCATAGCTTTTTAAAACGTCACTCAAGATAGTCTGTGAAGCCCTCCAAACTTGTTCACTATCTATTTTGAATTTTTCAACGGCGGAAATGAATACCCGTTTAATCTCCTCTTTGGCCGTTTCGATCTTCTGCGGATCAACTACCGGAGGTAAAAACTCGTTCACCTTGACCCAGATTCGATCGATGCCGTTGAGTTTGAGAATCTCGATCTTGTCCGGTGTGATATTGTTTCCAGCGTCGATCAAGATCCGTCCATCTGGGCCCTTGATAGTTTCCAGGGAAACTTCTACTCCCGTGAGCGCTTCCACACTCTTCAAAATGATCTGTGAGGCTTCAATCTTCAATCGCCCTCACCACACCACTTTCGGTGCCGGCCGGCACTACACCTACCCAGTGCCACGGTCTTTCACAAATCTGCCTCCAAAGAGTCCTCACACGCTTTAGAGTAACTGCTTCGATCCTCTTCAACATCTCGTCCACGGTCAATGGTTCACCTTTCGCCATCAAAAGTTCTAGTACATATCCAAATATGCTCGAGACACTCTCGGTCATCATCTTGAGTTTGCCCATTAGGCGCTGTTTTCCGTACTCGAACAGATCCTCGGTTATGTCTTGCTTCGCTATTTTTTTCAATTCTTCAACATACTTCTCCAATTTGTTCAAGCTCGTGCAAGCGTACACACCGAAGATACCTTTGTCCTTCCAGACGGTGTTCAAGACATCCACATCGTAAACGAGTCCAAGTTGCTCTCTTATCCGCATGAACAAAAGTGAACTCATACCGCTACCAAGCAAAGTGCTCAATACCATGAATGCAGGATAATCTTCACTGGATACGCCACAATCGAGACGCGTCCCACTTATCAGATGTACCTGCGTCAGGTCTTTTTTACCCTCACAAACAGTTCTTTCTGGCTTGAAAAGAACATCAATCTTCGGAGGATCGATACCTCTGTTGTTTGCCTCAAGAAC contains:
- a CDS encoding GatB/YqeY domain-containing protein; translated protein: MELKARLSQDLKDAMKNKEEAKVRTLRMILAAIKNFEVEKIGPATDEEILQIMLKEIKRRQEAIEMYEKGGRQDLAQAEKEEIQIIQSYMPKQMSEEEIRELAKKIISELKLAGPKDIGTAMKAIMPHVKGRADGKLVNKIVSELLAGS
- a CDS encoding HD domain-containing protein, whose protein sequence is MKIEASQIILKSVEALTGVEVSLETIKGPDGRILIDAGNNITPDKIEILKLNGIDRIWVKVNEFLPPVVDPQKIETAKEEIKRVFISAVEKFKIDSEQVWRASQTILSDVLKSYGDKLSLVFLVQQTDEEYTYTHEVHVSMISTLIGLEMGLKLESLSHLAFSSMIHDVGKVLVPREILLAPRRLTPEEFEIMKKHVMFGERICRKSGLNDENVLSSVRDHHEKIDGSGYLAGLRDQQISLFARIVSVVDIYDALVSSRSYKPSWTPYKAISELVKLASLGKLDPKVVQTMISILGLYPIGTTVMLSNGHKSIVVGVNRNNPLRPIVQTEYGEIIDLTEVRDLKVASVIE
- a CDS encoding insulinase family protein; the encoded protein is MKIEITKASNGHIYYVPISSVKTLSLAFIVPVGSANEEPNEAGLAHLIEHAAFKGTKKFDEFTLKFNLEIVGGGLNAFTTKDFTVYFAKVPHDHHEKAIEILSEIVFNPLLEERSIELEKSVIIEEIKTYNEDHESRVQDLFAETYLEEPYSRPVSGYKETVERLNREKVLAFHSSYYGNVDVVAAGKVTKSVLEKLKKVLEANNRGIDPPKIDVLFKPERTVCEGKKDLTQVHLISGTRLDCGVSSEDYPAFMVLSTLLGSGMSSLLFMRIREQLGLVYDVDVLNTVWKDKGIFGVYACTSLNKLEKYVEELKKIAKQDITEDLFEYGKQRLMGKLKMMTESVSSIFGYVLELLMAKGEPLTVDEMLKRIEAVTLKRVRTLWRQICERPWHWVGVVPAGTESGVVRAIED